A genomic region of Ktedonobacteraceae bacterium contains the following coding sequences:
- a CDS encoding nodulation protein NfeD: MFSHRAGRKSSALSLLPLTVIILGLVIVALSFGARPAQASSTAPHVDVMQLNSEIDPASLRYLTNSINIAENDGATALVVEIDTPGGDIESMNQMYEAELNSTVPIIAYVSPSGAQAASAGAFVTLAAHVAIMAPTTRIGASSPVTDTGGDIGSTLKAKIENDLEQLMTSVQTLYGRNVNPALLMITQAKSYNDSAAESQHIVDCASPYNDQVIEQKNLPCTGANNLSDLLNMINGRVVMLHSGKSVTLNTEGIAVQNLSPGIVDTLYSLLIDPNIVFLLFIVAVVGIFVEISHPGAIVPGVTGGIALILFLFGAGSLSPNWAGLALMALAFVLLVLDVKLTTHGVLTIGAVVSLIVGALLFFNSGGPYSGPQVNPIIVYAMGGLVGLVGLYVVTLIIRIKRRPVSTGTEGMIGNTAVAVTPLLPEGRVNYEGEDWAAVLDPPAISVDPGSQVRIVAVEGLRLHVKPVVDTLNNPTPSYIGG; this comes from the coding sequence ATGTTTTCGCATCGCGCCGGTCGCAAGTCATCCGCGTTGTCGCTTTTGCCCTTAACGGTTATTATCCTGGGGCTGGTCATTGTCGCTCTGTCCTTTGGCGCTCGTCCCGCGCAGGCTTCATCTACAGCTCCGCATGTCGATGTCATGCAGCTCAATAGTGAAATTGATCCTGCTTCGCTGCGCTATCTCACCAACAGCATCAATATTGCTGAGAATGACGGCGCGACGGCATTGGTGGTCGAGATCGATACACCTGGGGGTGACATCGAATCAATGAACCAGATGTACGAGGCTGAACTGAATAGTACTGTACCGATTATTGCCTACGTTTCTCCGTCAGGTGCTCAAGCCGCTTCCGCGGGCGCGTTTGTCACGCTTGCCGCGCATGTCGCCATCATGGCGCCGACTACGCGTATCGGCGCATCCAGCCCTGTGACGGATACAGGTGGTGATATTGGCAGCACGCTCAAAGCCAAGATTGAAAATGACCTGGAACAGCTGATGACCAGCGTTCAGACGCTCTATGGGCGCAACGTCAATCCGGCTTTATTGATGATTACGCAGGCAAAATCTTACAATGATAGCGCCGCGGAGAGCCAGCATATTGTTGATTGTGCCTCTCCTTACAACGATCAGGTGATAGAGCAAAAGAACCTGCCATGTACTGGCGCAAATAATCTGAGCGACCTCTTGAACATGATCAATGGGCGTGTGGTTATGCTGCATTCCGGGAAGTCCGTCACATTGAATACAGAGGGGATTGCGGTTCAGAATCTCTCGCCGGGCATTGTTGATACGCTCTATTCGCTGTTGATTGATCCGAACATTGTATTCCTGCTCTTCATTGTTGCGGTCGTAGGCATATTCGTTGAGATTTCGCATCCGGGTGCGATTGTGCCGGGCGTTACAGGAGGTATTGCGCTGATCCTTTTCCTGTTTGGCGCCGGCTCGCTCTCGCCAAACTGGGCAGGTCTGGCGTTAATGGCGCTGGCATTCGTACTGCTTGTACTCGATGTCAAGCTGACAACCCATGGAGTGCTGACGATTGGTGCGGTGGTCTCGCTGATCGTCGGGGCTTTGCTGTTCTTCAATAGCGGAGGGCCGTATTCGGGACCCCAGGTGAACCCCATCATTGTTTATGCGATGGGAGGTCTGGTTGGCCTGGTTGGCCTGTACGTTGTCACTTTGATCATACGAATAAAGCGCAGGCCTGTTTCTACAGGAACAGAGGGTATGATTGGTAATACTGCTGTCGCCGTCACTCCTCTTCTACCCGAAGGACGAGTAAATTACGAGGGTGAGGATTGGGCAGCTGTGTTGGACCCGCCTGCAATTTCCGTCGATCCTGGCTCTCAAGTTCGTATTGTTGCCGTCGAGGGTTTACGTCTACACGTAAAACCTGTTGTTGATACACTTAATAATCCTACCCCTAGCTATATTGGGGGGTAA
- a CDS encoding slipin family protein has protein sequence MDPTTAILVIIGVIVVIAILLFLSAIRVVQQYERGVIFVLGRLTGAKGPGIFLVPPFISRMIKVDLRIVTLTVPPQEVITRDNVTIKVTAVIYFYVVDPAQAVVNVMNFIQATTQIGQTTLRNVLGQSELDELLSQRNKINRELQTIIDEHTERWGVKVTAVEIKDIELPVTMQRAMAKQAEAEREKRAKIIHAEGELQASAQLAQAAQMIGSQPATLQLRYLQTLTEIAVEKNSTIIFPLPLDLIEPFLNLTKQNGHLAAATDGHDMPTAREVPPVYQTPRQG, from the coding sequence ATGGACCCAACCACTGCAATCCTGGTTATCATTGGCGTCATTGTTGTTATTGCGATCTTATTGTTCCTGTCTGCTATCCGGGTGGTGCAGCAATACGAACGAGGCGTGATCTTCGTGCTTGGTCGTTTGACAGGCGCGAAAGGACCAGGAATTTTCCTGGTGCCACCATTCATCTCGCGTATGATCAAGGTTGACCTGCGTATCGTTACGCTAACGGTTCCACCGCAGGAAGTGATTACGCGCGATAATGTGACGATAAAGGTCACAGCGGTGATCTACTTTTACGTTGTTGACCCGGCCCAGGCCGTTGTAAATGTGATGAACTTCATCCAGGCCACGACGCAAATTGGTCAGACGACGCTGCGTAATGTGCTTGGTCAGTCCGAACTTGATGAATTGCTCTCACAGCGTAACAAGATCAATCGCGAATTGCAGACGATTATTGATGAGCATACCGAGCGCTGGGGCGTGAAGGTTACTGCTGTAGAAATCAAAGATATTGAGCTGCCTGTTACCATGCAGCGCGCTATGGCGAAGCAGGCGGAAGCGGAACGCGAGAAGCGAGCCAAGATCATCCATGCCGAAGGTGAATTGCAGGCTTCGGCCCAACTGGCTCAGGCCGCTCAAATGATCGGTTCGCAACCTGCTACCTTACAGTTGCGCTACCTGCAGACGCTGACAGAGATTGCGGTTGAGAAGAACTCGACCATCATCTTCCCACTGCCGCTTGATCTGATCGAGCCGTTCCTCAACCTGACAAAGCAGAACGGGCATCTGGCCGCTGCTACTGATGGACACGATATGCCGACTGCGCGAGAAGTACCGCCGGTGTACCAGACGCCACGCCAGGGATAG
- a CDS encoding phosphoribosyltransferase family protein, producing the protein MREVAKEQSLDNLWLAQALFDLGGVKFGNFTVSESAVSSPVFVNPKVLISNPTALRVASKLMQQEINLAQSLRRPRVHPFAVVAGVPVGGLLLATAYSLETNNPLIYARIRPEGTGKRGIEGRFTRGDTALIIDDLVTRGSSILETAELLEENGLKVKDVIVLVDREHGAAERLRHRGYNLISILKLDVMLTHYMSRGLISEETYQTCAEYLRSKQGENYS; encoded by the coding sequence ATGAGAGAGGTGGCGAAAGAGCAGTCTCTGGATAATCTCTGGTTGGCACAGGCCTTATTTGACCTCGGGGGCGTAAAATTTGGGAACTTTACCGTCAGCGAATCGGCGGTTAGCTCCCCTGTCTTTGTGAATCCTAAGGTCCTTATAAGCAATCCAACCGCTTTACGCGTTGCTAGCAAGCTCATGCAGCAAGAAATCAACCTTGCACAATCATTACGCCGTCCGCGAGTTCACCCCTTTGCAGTTGTCGCAGGGGTGCCGGTGGGAGGATTGTTATTAGCAACCGCCTATTCTTTAGAAACCAATAATCCCCTTATCTATGCACGTATCCGGCCCGAAGGAACGGGCAAACGCGGCATTGAGGGCCGCTTCACACGGGGTGATACCGCCCTTATCATCGACGACCTGGTCACCCGGGGCAGCAGCATCCTGGAAACCGCCGAATTGCTGGAAGAGAACGGCCTGAAAGTCAAGGATGTAATCGTCCTTGTTGACCGCGAACATGGAGCAGCCGAACGTTTAAGACACCGCGGCTACAATCTGATCAGCATTCTCAAACTCGATGTCATGCTCACGCACTATATGTCCCGTGGCTTGATTTCCGAGGAAACCTACCAGACCTGCGCTGAATATTTACGCAGCAAACAAGGGGAAAACTATTCTTAA
- a CDS encoding CUAEP/CCAEP-tail radical SAM protein: MRDPGDILLISCYELGHQPLHLASLQARLHTAGYAPLPVDAAVESLTDEAILKARFVGISVPMHTALRLGEQIVRRVRSLNPAAHICFYGLYASLNADYLLEGTIDSAIGGEYETPLLELIAALERGEDDTIAGVSTRHHTSNPWIQRTSYMVPERNQLPSLDHYAHLELHGNTMLAGYTETTRGCKHTCLHCPISPVYKGRFFAIPLPVVLADIRSQIASGARHITFGDPDFFNGPTHAMRIIRALHEEFPEVTFDATIKIEHLLKHHQLLPELRELGCAFIVSAVESINDHVLHHLDKGHSASDVAAAFDLMDEVGIPLRPSLLPFSPWETLDSYIALLNFFEERHLIEHVDPVHFSIRLLIPPGSALLHTVAGESWLGEPDPAAYTYNWRHPDPRMDALQCQVAALVEEALAAQSDPIETFFHIKSLALAANGQDMCVSCATQAYGTKKVLPHLTETWFC, encoded by the coding sequence ATGAGAGATCCAGGCGACATCCTGCTCATCTCATGCTACGAACTCGGCCACCAGCCATTGCATCTTGCCTCTCTACAAGCGAGGTTGCATACGGCAGGATACGCCCCACTGCCGGTAGATGCAGCTGTGGAATCATTAACCGATGAAGCTATCCTCAAAGCTCGCTTCGTCGGTATTTCCGTACCCATGCATACTGCTCTGAGACTGGGAGAGCAAATAGTGCGCCGCGTGCGCTCGCTCAATCCTGCTGCCCACATTTGCTTCTACGGCCTCTACGCCTCGCTCAATGCCGATTACCTGCTGGAGGGAACCATCGATTCTGCTATTGGGGGAGAATACGAGACACCACTTTTAGAGCTTATCGCGGCATTGGAACGGGGGGAAGATGATACAATAGCGGGCGTGAGTACACGTCACCATACGAGCAATCCCTGGATACAACGAACTTCCTACATGGTGCCGGAGCGCAATCAGCTGCCATCGCTCGATCATTATGCCCATCTTGAATTGCATGGCAATACTATGTTGGCAGGCTATACCGAAACAACACGTGGCTGCAAACACACCTGCCTGCACTGTCCTATTTCGCCCGTATACAAGGGCCGTTTCTTCGCCATACCGCTTCCAGTCGTACTGGCAGATATTCGCTCCCAGATCGCATCAGGCGCGCGCCACATTACATTTGGCGACCCGGATTTCTTCAACGGGCCGACACACGCGATGCGTATTATCCGCGCCTTGCACGAGGAATTTCCTGAAGTGACTTTCGATGCGACGATCAAGATCGAACACCTGCTGAAGCATCATCAATTGCTGCCTGAATTGCGCGAACTTGGCTGCGCCTTCATCGTCTCGGCGGTCGAATCCATCAATGATCATGTGCTACACCATCTCGATAAGGGGCATTCTGCCTCGGATGTTGCTGCCGCTTTCGATCTGATGGACGAGGTGGGTATTCCGCTGCGCCCATCGCTACTGCCATTCTCTCCCTGGGAAACGCTCGACAGCTACATTGCGCTTTTGAACTTCTTTGAGGAGCGGCATTTGATCGAGCATGTCGATCCCGTGCATTTCTCGATACGCCTGCTGATACCACCCGGTTCTGCCTTGCTTCATACAGTTGCGGGTGAATCCTGGTTGGGAGAACCTGATCCTGCCGCTTATACCTACAACTGGCGGCATCCCGACCCACGCATGGACGCGCTTCAATGCCAGGTTGCCGCGCTGGTTGAAGAGGCGCTGGCCGCTCAGTCGGACCCCATCGAGACCTTCTTCCACATCAAGTCTCTGGCGCTGGCAGCAAATGGGCAGGATATGTGCGTTTCATGCGCTACACAGGCTTACGGGACTAAGAAGGTGCTGCCACACCTGACAGAAACGTGGTTCTGCTGA
- a CDS encoding oxidative damage protection protein, translated as MPRMVYCVKLGRELPGLEKPPFPGPLGQRIYENISQQAYDMWPAQSTLLINHYGLNLADPEARKILREQMEEFFFGPNAKMPEGWIPENAGAGRGAPGGQSRKGGAGAPRKK; from the coding sequence ATGCCACGTATGGTTTATTGTGTCAAATTAGGGCGCGAACTTCCGGGGCTGGAGAAACCACCTTTTCCGGGTCCTTTGGGGCAACGCATCTATGAGAACATTTCCCAGCAGGCTTACGATATGTGGCCTGCTCAGAGTACACTTCTCATCAACCATTATGGGCTGAATCTGGCCGATCCGGAGGCGCGCAAAATCCTGCGCGAACAGATGGAAGAGTTTTTCTTCGGCCCCAATGCCAAAATGCCGGAAGGGTGGATACCTGAAAATGCCGGCGCTGGCAGAGGCGCACCAGGAGGGCAAAGCCGGAAGGGCGGAGCCGGGGCACCTCGTAAGAAATGA
- a CDS encoding formyltransferase family protein: MSNATASKHPEVLFFGMTGNFSALSLLALLEHGIEVSAVVIPALHSGPDQPAIRHLEQKSKARSMLPMLHPSAPASILEIAFERQIPVWEVSGLARPEAVALLKDYQPDAICVACFSQRIPEPILRIPRFGCLNVHPSLLPANRGPEPLFWTFREGNRQTGVTIHLMDRGMDTGPVLAQEVVEVPDGISYAQLEMQCARLGGALLARSSWELYRGTARAVAQDEAKSSYHPYPAASDFIVPVAEWDARHVYNFIRGLEAWGEPITLQIGDRSMQVRTAISYSHDTKQYSLGGEELWVPCRVGSVRIRRS; encoded by the coding sequence ATGTCAAATGCAACGGCATCTAAACATCCCGAGGTTCTGTTTTTTGGCATGACGGGTAATTTTTCAGCCCTTTCATTGCTCGCTCTCCTGGAGCATGGTATTGAGGTAAGCGCCGTCGTCATTCCAGCCCTGCATTCCGGTCCTGATCAACCGGCAATCCGGCACTTAGAGCAGAAAAGTAAAGCGCGCTCGATGCTGCCCATGCTGCATCCTTCAGCGCCTGCTTCCATCCTGGAAATAGCATTTGAGCGGCAGATTCCGGTATGGGAGGTATCTGGCCTGGCGCGCCCGGAGGCGGTTGCTTTATTGAAGGATTACCAGCCTGACGCAATCTGTGTGGCCTGTTTTTCACAGCGCATTCCTGAACCAATCTTGCGGATTCCGCGTTTTGGCTGTCTCAATGTTCATCCATCCTTATTACCGGCCAATCGCGGCCCCGAACCGCTCTTCTGGACGTTTCGCGAGGGTAACAGGCAAACGGGCGTGACCATCCATTTGATGGACAGGGGTATGGATACAGGTCCGGTACTGGCTCAAGAAGTGGTAGAGGTCCCTGATGGTATCAGCTATGCACAGCTGGAAATGCAGTGCGCAAGACTTGGAGGGGCGCTGCTTGCTCGCAGCAGCTGGGAGCTGTATAGGGGCACAGCGAGGGCTGTAGCGCAGGATGAAGCAAAGAGTAGTTATCATCCATATCCTGCTGCCAGTGATTTTATTGTGCCCGTAGCGGAATGGGATGCGCGCCATGTCTATAACTTTATTCGTGGCCTGGAAGCGTGGGGCGAGCCAATTACCTTACAAATTGGAGATAGGTCGATGCAGGTGAGAACCGCTATTTCTTATAGCCATGATACAAAGCAATATTCTCTAGGGGGAGAAGAGTTATGGGTGCCATGTCGTGTTGGGTCGGTCCGAATAAGGAGGAGTTAA
- a CDS encoding response regulator — translation MLPDSAESVRQENTPTDKSASIKTILVVEDDVGIGSFLAQAISQETHHQALLVTDGFQALKTVMDIKPSLFILDYQLPRMNGIELYDKLHAIMGLETVPAILISARLPKAEIDKRHIIGMNKPLELDEFLHTIEELLGG, via the coding sequence ATGCTTCCCGACTCTGCCGAGTCAGTCAGGCAAGAAAATACACCAACCGATAAAAGCGCTTCCATCAAAACAATTCTGGTAGTCGAGGATGACGTGGGCATTGGTTCCTTCCTGGCCCAGGCTATTTCACAGGAGACTCATCACCAGGCGCTACTCGTGACCGATGGCTTCCAGGCGCTAAAAACGGTGATGGATATCAAACCGAGCCTGTTCATTCTGGATTATCAACTGCCCAGAATGAACGGCATTGAGCTGTATGATAAACTCCATGCCATTATGGGCCTGGAAACCGTTCCGGCCATTCTCATCAGCGCGCGACTCCCTAAAGCAGAAATCGATAAGCGTCACATCATTGGCATGAATAAGCCATTGGAATTGGACGAATTTTTGCACACGATAGAAGAGTTATTGGGTGGTTAA
- a CDS encoding universal stress protein: protein MRVLCCLDGTNIEEISKAVSTMLQSEARTIGLLYVIDSGPQGEMERQRERFLRPPHPPAPRREQMRQAEVASAQDILEEGARYFSNAERLQREGRPEREIVQCAADWLADLIVICPRSPKNPGPPIGPKSVGHVARFVLDHAPCPVLLVR, encoded by the coding sequence ATGCGCGTACTCTGCTGCCTGGATGGAACGAATATTGAAGAGATCAGCAAAGCAGTTTCCACAATGCTGCAATCAGAAGCACGCACTATCGGGCTACTTTACGTGATCGATAGTGGCCCACAGGGAGAAATGGAGCGCCAGCGCGAGCGATTTCTACGCCCACCCCATCCTCCTGCTCCCAGGCGCGAACAGATGCGACAGGCGGAAGTAGCATCCGCCCAGGATATTCTTGAGGAGGGGGCGCGCTACTTCTCCAATGCGGAACGTTTGCAGCGTGAGGGCCGCCCTGAACGCGAAATCGTTCAATGCGCCGCAGACTGGTTGGCTGATCTTATCGTCATCTGCCCACGCTCACCTAAAAATCCTGGTCCACCGATAGGACCAAAGTCTGTTGGCCATGTAGCGCGTTTCGTGCTTGACCACGCTCCATGCCCGGTTCTTTTAGTACGCTGA
- a CDS encoding ArsB/NhaD family transporter, which produces MLQFFHVPALTTTILISLIALLTLIGIMVRPFKLNEAMIALAGAALLLIIGLINPLDALATLASDWNTFFFFLGMMSISALAEAAGLFDWLAAQAARLAGGSSRRLLLNTFLLGCLISMILSNDATALILTPIVYTLVTRLRLPVLPFLFACTFIADTASFLLPVSNPINIIILSSFRLDLWTFLRLLFLPSLVVISINIAFFFWLYRRQVRGTFDAKRLPSAAESIRHRTYFRYTCSVLLLVAVAYIIASALQVPLSLVALGGAVLLLIGALVWKQLAFNDLGKQISWSIFGFIGGMFIVVKAVENTHLTAQFGQLLIHLSGGTSLGAVAIGTAGSAIGTNLINNIPMAIVMRSALGATGHIAASARLGFIAATMFGCDLGPNLTTVGSLATILWLLILRRRNLDVSGLDYFKVGIMVTPFMLLAGAITIWLLLL; this is translated from the coding sequence ATGCTGCAGTTCTTTCATGTACCCGCACTTACTACAACCATACTTATCTCGCTGATAGCACTCTTGACGCTGATTGGCATCATGGTTCGTCCGTTCAAATTGAACGAGGCCATGATTGCCCTGGCTGGGGCCGCGCTGCTGCTCATCATTGGCCTCATCAATCCCCTTGATGCGCTGGCTACGCTGGCAAGCGATTGGAATACATTTTTCTTTTTTCTCGGCATGATGTCCATCTCTGCGCTAGCCGAAGCTGCCGGCCTCTTCGATTGGTTAGCAGCGCAGGCAGCAAGGCTGGCAGGTGGTAGTTCCAGGCGACTCTTGCTGAACACCTTCCTGCTGGGATGTTTGATTTCGATGATACTCTCCAACGATGCCACGGCCTTGATTTTGACGCCCATCGTCTACACTCTGGTGACACGGCTGCGGCTCCCTGTCCTGCCTTTCCTTTTTGCGTGTACCTTCATTGCCGATACCGCCTCATTCCTGCTGCCGGTCAGCAACCCTATCAATATCATCATTCTTTCATCGTTCCGGCTCGACCTCTGGACATTCCTGCGCCTCCTGTTTTTGCCCAGCCTGGTAGTCATCAGCATCAATATCGCTTTCTTTTTCTGGCTCTATCGCAGGCAGGTGCGGGGCACTTTCGATGCCAAGCGCCTGCCCTCGGCAGCCGAATCGATCCGGCATCGAACCTACTTCCGCTACACCTGTAGCGTTTTGCTACTCGTTGCAGTGGCCTATATCATTGCCTCGGCATTACAGGTGCCGCTCTCTCTGGTCGCATTGGGAGGAGCAGTTCTCCTGCTCATAGGCGCTCTGGTGTGGAAACAACTGGCATTTAATGACCTGGGCAAGCAAATCTCGTGGTCCATTTTCGGGTTTATCGGAGGCATGTTTATCGTCGTAAAAGCGGTAGAGAACACGCACCTGACAGCACAATTTGGCCAGTTGCTGATTCACCTCTCAGGCGGCACTAGCCTGGGAGCAGTTGCTATCGGCACCGCCGGGTCGGCAATCGGCACCAACTTGATTAATAATATTCCGATGGCTATCGTGATGAGATCGGCGCTTGGAGCTACGGGGCATATCGCGGCATCTGCCCGCCTGGGCTTTATCGCCGCGACCATGTTCGGCTGCGACCTGGGACCGAACCTGACGACGGTTGGCTCGCTTGCGACTATCCTCTGGCTATTAATTCTTCGACGTCGCAACCTGGATGTATCAGGACTGGATTACTTTAAAGTTGGTATAATGGTAACACCGTTCATGTTACTGGCAGGGGCCATTACTATCTGGCTATTGCTGCTTTGA